In one window of Anaeromyxobacter diazotrophicus DNA:
- a CDS encoding zf-HC2 domain-containing protein codes for MSTDPHELSAAMDCTELSRALDAYLDGELDGAERAEADAHLAACTACRAQADTEGRVRCALRARLRSAFGAATPAGRAPAELRERIHEALAHQRRPLWRRALSPLPIAALAACAAGVLVVLATNGGADPLVEEAVRKHTRDLPLEVTAASVGPESVAHWFAGKLDFNAAPPQFHRAEVRLVGARLSHIQDRPAAYMRYDLPRGHLGLFILDDPERHFPDVVRMLRAGPAAVRLINARGYNVAVWRRNEIVYSLVSDLDEDDLRKLVEAAQAGGER; via the coding sequence ATGTCCACCGACCCGCACGAGCTGAGCGCCGCGATGGACTGCACCGAGCTGTCGCGCGCGCTCGACGCCTACCTCGACGGCGAGCTGGACGGGGCGGAGCGCGCCGAGGCCGACGCGCACCTCGCGGCCTGTACCGCCTGCCGCGCGCAGGCCGACACCGAAGGGCGGGTGCGGTGCGCGCTGCGGGCGCGGCTGCGGAGCGCCTTCGGAGCGGCGACACCCGCCGGCCGCGCTCCGGCCGAGCTCCGCGAGCGCATCCACGAGGCGCTCGCGCACCAGCGCCGCCCCCTCTGGCGGCGCGCGCTGTCGCCCCTGCCCATCGCGGCCCTGGCCGCGTGCGCGGCCGGGGTGCTGGTGGTGCTCGCGACCAACGGAGGGGCCGACCCGCTCGTGGAGGAGGCGGTCCGCAAGCACACCCGCGACCTCCCGCTCGAGGTCACCGCCGCCTCGGTCGGGCCCGAGTCGGTGGCGCACTGGTTCGCGGGGAAGCTCGACTTCAACGCCGCTCCCCCCCAGTTCCACCGGGCCGAGGTGCGCCTGGTCGGTGCGCGCCTGTCGCACATCCAGGACCGCCCGGCGGCCTACATGCGCTACGACCTCCCGCGCGGGCACCTCGGGCTCTTCATCCTCGACGACCCGGAGCGCCACTTCCCGGACGTCGTCCGCATGCTGCGCGCGGGCCCGGCCGCCGTGCGGCTCATCAACGCGCGCGGCTACAACGTCGCCGTCTGGCGGCGGAACGAGATCGTCTACTCGTTGGTCTCCGACCTGGACGAGGACGACCTCCGCAAGCTGGTCGAGGCCGCGCAGGCCGGCGGCGAGCGGTAG
- a CDS encoding STAS domain-containing protein translates to MTQVTRTPTGAVLVQVEGTFDAVAAREVRARLRALPPDAQVVVDFGRVREFLDVGVAFMAPWFLEAHAQPVAVRGLRQHQRRLFRYFGVDLDGLRAAVLDSEAAR, encoded by the coding sequence ATGACGCAGGTGACGCGCACCCCGACGGGGGCGGTGCTGGTCCAGGTGGAGGGTACCTTCGACGCGGTGGCCGCGCGCGAGGTGCGCGCGCGGCTGCGCGCGCTCCCGCCGGACGCGCAGGTGGTGGTCGACTTCGGGAGGGTCCGCGAGTTCCTGGACGTCGGGGTGGCGTTCATGGCCCCGTGGTTCCTGGAAGCTCACGCGCAGCCGGTGGCCGTCCGCGGTCTGCGGCAGCACCAGCGCCGGCTGTTCCGGTACTTCGGCGTGGACCTCGACGGGCTCCGCGCCGCGGTCCTCGACTCCGAAGCGGCGCGCTGA
- a CDS encoding response regulator — protein sequence MAKKILLIESDGAFAQEMSAAIEARGLQARVTADGKEGLDLARVDRPDLIVLCVELPKMSGYSICNKLKKDDALRTIPLVIISAEATTDTFDQHRKLKTHADDYLIKPFAPAELLKTIAGLVELPADTASADELVTLDDVEELESLGAAAAELDAAPAPAPAEDDDLRLLDDAFNSLASDDATAMTALDGAPAAPAAPAAPVDSGPDELALALEVEPPLAAEATPSPEVDQLGDEADAALAALGADDPLEAELPDPKALLADEDATTPSGEDLLRRAGLEVEPPPPPPPPLAARPARAAAPAPTPAAPPAPALAAEAARAAAQAQAQSDARIAALERELAEVQAALKEQQDWAAAAIAAREAAEEQAHLAQEQAQESATRATREETARLALESSAREAEQRAAQAEESGRAAEARAQAAEKQLAELQREAEAARQEAARTSGEADQARERAEELARELREAQARAAEHESALATLQPELEAVRAELAEAHGTAASARAGIERSLAERERRVAELEAQIGKHEERVVKAYQKIKGDEKIREKARKALAIAQQLLEERSAAAPAASAEVQPRRE from the coding sequence ATGGCCAAGAAGATCCTCCTCATCGAGAGCGACGGCGCGTTCGCGCAGGAGATGTCCGCGGCCATCGAGGCGCGCGGGCTCCAGGCGCGCGTCACCGCCGACGGCAAGGAGGGTCTCGATCTGGCGCGAGTGGACCGGCCCGACCTCATCGTGCTGTGCGTCGAGCTCCCGAAGATGTCGGGGTACTCGATCTGCAACAAGCTCAAGAAGGACGACGCGCTCCGGACGATCCCGCTCGTCATCATCAGCGCCGAGGCGACCACCGACACCTTCGACCAGCACCGGAAGCTGAAGACCCACGCGGACGACTACCTCATCAAGCCCTTCGCGCCGGCCGAGCTCTTGAAGACCATCGCCGGGCTGGTGGAGCTGCCCGCCGACACCGCGTCCGCCGACGAGCTCGTCACCCTCGACGACGTCGAGGAGCTCGAGTCCCTCGGCGCGGCGGCGGCGGAGCTCGACGCGGCGCCCGCGCCGGCCCCGGCCGAGGACGACGACCTCCGGCTGCTCGACGACGCCTTCAACAGCCTCGCCAGCGACGACGCGACCGCGATGACGGCCCTCGACGGCGCGCCGGCGGCGCCCGCCGCGCCGGCCGCGCCGGTGGACTCCGGCCCGGACGAGCTCGCCCTGGCGCTCGAGGTGGAGCCGCCGCTGGCCGCGGAGGCCACGCCGTCGCCCGAGGTCGATCAGCTCGGCGACGAGGCCGACGCCGCGCTGGCCGCGCTCGGCGCCGACGATCCGCTCGAGGCGGAGCTGCCGGACCCCAAGGCGCTGCTCGCCGACGAGGACGCGACGACCCCGAGCGGCGAGGACCTGCTGCGCCGCGCCGGGCTCGAGGTGGAGCCGCCGCCGCCCCCCCCGCCGCCACTCGCGGCTCGCCCGGCCCGCGCGGCCGCTCCGGCCCCCACCCCGGCCGCGCCGCCCGCCCCTGCCCTCGCCGCCGAGGCCGCGCGCGCCGCGGCGCAGGCGCAGGCGCAGTCGGACGCGCGGATCGCCGCGCTCGAGCGCGAGCTGGCCGAGGTCCAGGCCGCGCTGAAGGAGCAGCAGGACTGGGCGGCGGCCGCGATCGCCGCGCGCGAGGCGGCCGAGGAGCAGGCGCACCTGGCGCAGGAGCAGGCGCAGGAGAGCGCCACCCGCGCCACCCGCGAGGAGACCGCCCGGCTCGCGCTGGAGTCGAGCGCCCGCGAGGCGGAGCAGCGCGCCGCGCAGGCCGAGGAGTCGGGGCGCGCGGCCGAGGCGCGGGCCCAGGCGGCCGAGAAGCAGCTCGCGGAGCTGCAGCGCGAGGCCGAGGCCGCCCGGCAGGAGGCGGCGCGCACCAGCGGGGAAGCGGACCAGGCGCGCGAGCGCGCCGAGGAGCTGGCGCGGGAGCTGCGCGAGGCCCAGGCGCGCGCGGCCGAGCACGAGAGCGCCCTCGCGACCCTGCAGCCGGAGCTGGAGGCGGTCCGCGCCGAGCTGGCCGAGGCCCATGGCACGGCCGCCTCGGCCCGCGCTGGCATCGAGCGGTCGCTGGCGGAGCGCGAGCGCCGTGTCGCCGAGTTGGAGGCGCAGATCGGCAAGCACGAGGAGCGCGTCGTGAAGGCGTACCAGAAGATCAAGGGCGACGAGAAGATCCGCGAGAAGGCGCGCAAGGCCCTCGCGATCGCTCAGCAGCTCCTCGAGGAGCGCTCGGCCGCCGCGCCGGCCGCCTCCGCCGAGGTCCAGCCCAGGCGGGAGTAG